From the Armatimonadota bacterium genome, one window contains:
- a CDS encoding pre-16S rRNA-processing nuclease YqgF, producing MTPSTEKVVLAVDPGSSKCGMVLVVRTGEGELSLLWRRISPAKEFLQAVDEASAVRPFSMVIVGNGTRSKNLIEELRERMPQVGILVVDERDTTLQARERYWLHNPRSGWRKLLPASMQVPPAPVDDFVALILAERVLVG from the coding sequence GTGACGCCGTCAACCGAGAAGGTTGTTCTCGCTGTCGACCCTGGAAGCTCCAAGTGTGGGATGGTGTTGGTCGTGAGAACCGGTGAAGGCGAGCTGTCGCTGCTGTGGCGGCGAATCTCCCCGGCCAAGGAGTTTCTCCAGGCGGTCGATGAAGCGAGCGCCGTGCGGCCGTTCTCGATGGTCATCGTTGGCAATGGAACGCGCTCCAAGAACCTCATCGAGGAGTTGCGCGAGCGCATGCCGCAGGTCGGGATCCTCGTCGTTGATGAGCGAGACACGACTTTGCAGGCTCGCGAGCGGTACTGGCTGCACAATCCTCGCAGCGGATGGCGCAAGCTCCTTCCTGCCTCGATGCAGGTTCCGCCCGCGCCAGTAGATGATTTTGTGGCGCTGATACTTGCCGAGCGCGTTTTAGTCGGCTAG
- a CDS encoding dTMP kinase, whose translation MFVTFEGPEGSGKSTVLKEIAVRLKAEGIAVVTTREPGGSPVGEQVRKILLHGQELEPIAELFLFLADRAQHGATVIRPALANGSYVLCDRYADSTVVYQGHARGLDKERIRSLNDLATGGLRPDLTILLDIEPEIGLSRVSDRDRLDDEPIEFHRRVRDGFLREAELQPERWRVIDASQPLADVVERCWDAFTDVSSKRG comes from the coding sequence ATGTTCGTGACGTTCGAAGGCCCGGAGGGGTCCGGCAAGAGCACGGTGCTGAAGGAGATCGCCGTTCGCTTGAAGGCTGAGGGGATCGCTGTCGTCACGACCCGTGAGCCAGGCGGCAGCCCGGTCGGCGAGCAGGTCCGGAAAATCTTGCTGCACGGCCAAGAGCTGGAACCGATCGCCGAGCTGTTTCTCTTCCTGGCCGATCGGGCGCAGCACGGTGCGACCGTCATCAGGCCGGCGCTTGCCAACGGCAGTTACGTCCTGTGCGATCGATACGCGGATTCGACCGTCGTCTATCAGGGGCACGCGAGGGGCCTTGACAAGGAGCGAATCCGAAGCCTCAACGATTTGGCGACCGGCGGGCTGCGTCCGGACCTGACGATCCTATTGGATATTGAACCTGAGATCGGCTTGAGCCGCGTCAGCGACCGTGACCGGCTAGACGACGAACCGATCGAGTTCCATCGGCGCGTGAGAGACGGATTCCTGCGCGAAGCCGAGCTTCAGCCAGAGCGGTGGCGCGTCATCGACGCTTCCCAGCCGCTGGCCGACGTGGTCGAGCGGTGCTGGGATGCGTTTACCGACGTCAGTTCGAAGCGCGGCTAG
- a CDS encoding redoxin domain-containing protein produces MLGILLVAITVVPERQSDAADRFERYMSRANSLTVDIEVREKSSPLVGRGILEWRRPNSQRFTIDWGRERFEFVQSPKGVISIRHDWMQYHENFARNTIAPPAEELADNAQLAYPDILLATTLSGDDSWKPNGTEIIAGVLCDALRSPLRTAFGEGHTTVWIDPAGRVLRWHRLMNGRTQVIDITVDLLNYKSTSRSSSNFYSVEPPLGYSPASIPLPMSPTITVMQPAPLGKWYDARAKRNVDVAAKAKDRFIAIVFTDPESNICKAAEPAFNSLRQLLAEHDCELIELSLGDKQPDLDNKDPERPVFWDRNGEIERSYGIVGTPYIVVVDPSGNITRAWQGYRKELRDEMFETLLKAFDD; encoded by the coding sequence ATGCTAGGAATCTTGCTCGTAGCAATAACAGTCGTACCCGAACGGCAATCCGACGCTGCAGACCGGTTTGAGCGGTATATGTCCAGGGCGAACAGCTTGACCGTAGACATCGAGGTTCGCGAGAAATCCAGCCCGCTCGTCGGCAGGGGAATTTTGGAGTGGCGACGACCGAACAGCCAGCGGTTCACAATCGACTGGGGGAGAGAGCGATTCGAGTTCGTCCAGTCGCCCAAGGGAGTGATTTCGATCCGTCATGACTGGATGCAGTACCACGAAAACTTCGCGCGGAACACAATTGCGCCGCCGGCCGAAGAGCTCGCCGACAATGCGCAGTTGGCATACCCGGACATACTCCTGGCTACTACTCTTTCCGGCGATGATAGCTGGAAGCCGAATGGCACTGAAATCATCGCCGGTGTCCTCTGCGATGCATTGCGCTCACCGTTGAGGACGGCGTTCGGCGAAGGCCACACAACCGTTTGGATAGATCCAGCGGGACGCGTTCTCCGTTGGCACCGGCTGATGAACGGGCGAACCCAAGTGATCGACATTACCGTTGACTTGCTGAACTACAAGTCAACATCTCGTTCGTCGTCAAACTTCTACAGCGTCGAACCTCCGCTCGGATACTCTCCAGCGTCGATCCCGTTGCCGATGTCACCTACCATCACCGTCATGCAGCCGGCACCGCTTGGAAAGTGGTACGACGCGAGGGCAAAGAGAAACGTCGACGTCGCAGCGAAGGCGAAGGATCGTTTTATCGCGATCGTCTTCACCGATCCCGAGTCGAACATCTGCAAAGCTGCGGAACCTGCGTTCAACTCTCTGAGACAGCTTCTAGCCGAGCACGATTGCGAGCTGATCGAGCTGTCGCTTGGAGACAAGCAGCCGGACTTGGATAACAAGGACCCAGAGCGACCAGTGTTTTGGGATAGGAACGGTGAAATAGAGCGGTCTTACGGGATCGTCGGTACGCCGTATATAGTAGTCGTCGATCCGAGCGGCAACATCACCCGAGCTTGGCAAGGGTACCGAAAGGAGCTGAGAGACGAGATGTTCGAGACCCTGCTCAAGGCCTTCGACGACTAG
- the rlmN gene encoding 23S rRNA (adenine(2503)-C(2))-methyltransferase RlmN produces MSDARRSLVGQSTPEILEVVTGLGESPYRAKQLASWIYGRAEPEFDRMGNLPSSLRQGLVADHVVNPVTIADHQVSSDGTEKLLVKMGDGEVCEAVLMPYRDRVSCCLSSQIGCPMGCTFCATGLGGFARNLTPGEIVGQYLLLQRLSERRIGHVVFMGMGEPLLNLDHLVKAMALLHEEVGLSYRHITVSTVGMVPQIRKLAELKLPIHLALSLHSPFDAVRDELMPVNRKWPVEEVVGALRDYQRATGRKVTFEYLLIDGVNDLLDQAVALARLTRGIKCIINLIPFNYVDTPNRFKRPKSERIRRFRAKLESLGATVTQRVERGHDIAAACGQLAGKSQGRLARRSQVLDLQQAQR; encoded by the coding sequence GTGAGCGACGCCCGCCGCTCCCTTGTTGGCCAGTCAACACCTGAAATCCTTGAAGTCGTCACCGGCTTGGGCGAATCACCGTATCGCGCCAAGCAGCTCGCTTCGTGGATCTACGGACGAGCAGAGCCGGAATTCGACCGTATGGGGAACCTGCCGTCGAGCCTCAGGCAAGGGCTCGTTGCTGACCACGTTGTGAACCCGGTCACGATCGCTGACCATCAAGTATCCAGCGATGGTACTGAGAAACTGCTCGTGAAGATGGGCGATGGCGAGGTGTGCGAGGCCGTGCTGATGCCGTATCGCGATCGGGTCAGCTGCTGCCTGTCTTCGCAGATCGGCTGCCCGATGGGCTGCACGTTCTGCGCGACCGGCCTTGGTGGTTTCGCCCGGAACCTGACGCCAGGAGAGATCGTTGGACAGTATCTTCTGCTTCAACGGCTATCCGAGCGCCGCATCGGTCACGTCGTTTTCATGGGCATGGGCGAGCCGCTGCTGAACCTCGACCATCTGGTGAAGGCGATGGCGTTGCTGCACGAGGAGGTTGGCCTGAGCTACCGGCACATCACGGTCTCGACGGTCGGTATGGTGCCGCAAATACGGAAGCTAGCCGAATTGAAGTTGCCGATTCACCTCGCGCTGTCGCTGCACTCGCCGTTCGACGCTGTGCGGGACGAACTGATGCCGGTGAACAGAAAGTGGCCGGTCGAAGAGGTCGTGGGTGCGCTGCGCGACTACCAAAGGGCCACAGGGCGGAAGGTGACGTTCGAGTACCTGCTGATCGACGGGGTCAACGACCTGCTGGACCAGGCGGTCGCTCTCGCACGGCTGACGAGAGGGATCAAGTGCATCATCAACCTGATTCCGTTCAATTATGTGGATACACCGAACCGGTTCAAGCGTCCTAAATCTGAACGGATTCGACGATTTCGAGCGAAACTAGAGTCGTTGGGAGCAACCGTAACTCAGCGAGTAGAGCGAGGCCACGACATCGCGGCCGCCTGCGGGCAGCTAGCTGGCAAGAGCCAAGGAAGACTCGCACGAAGGAGCCAGGTATTAGATCTGCAGCAAGCGCAACGGTAG
- a CDS encoding LptF/LptG family permease — protein sequence MKTVDRLIISELVGPWLLGVSMFTVMIAAGQFLFQVTGYLAKGADFGLTVQFMILLLPGIIAKTFSMAVLLGALLAFGRLSGDSEIIALRAAGISLARIMASVAAFGVAVSLLAFGFGEMVVPRATYRAVQIRLDIESQIFDRKEQATARAIFKDGRLQMYLTARDFSISEKVLRGVVLTVYGEDEKPSMFLMADKMEFVDETNWKIIGEARLLDVASGARSIHPDGMFPANVPEPDITPDDLFTQALKELEALSMGQMREQIEREKNNPLARRGVVANLQFGYWNKIALPLAALVFGLLGAPLGIRNHRAGKATGFGLAIAIIFLYFLLTNVMAIAAQGGQVPSYVASFLPVLIGLVTAIVLVQRRNR from the coding sequence GTGAAGACCGTAGATCGGTTGATCATTTCGGAGCTCGTCGGTCCGTGGCTGCTGGGGGTGAGCATGTTCACGGTCATGATCGCCGCCGGGCAGTTCCTGTTCCAAGTGACCGGCTACCTCGCGAAAGGCGCAGACTTCGGGCTTACCGTACAGTTCATGATCCTGCTGCTGCCAGGAATCATCGCCAAGACGTTTTCAATGGCGGTCTTGCTCGGCGCGCTGCTGGCGTTCGGTCGTTTAAGCGGAGACAGCGAGATCATAGCCTTGCGGGCTGCGGGCATCAGCCTCGCCCGAATCATGGCTTCGGTCGCCGCGTTCGGAGTCGCCGTCTCGCTCTTGGCGTTCGGCTTCGGCGAGATGGTCGTGCCGCGGGCAACCTACCGTGCCGTGCAGATCAGGTTGGACATCGAGTCTCAGATATTCGATCGCAAGGAGCAGGCGACCGCTCGGGCGATCTTCAAGGACGGCAGGCTGCAGATGTACCTGACGGCACGAGACTTCAGCATCTCCGAGAAGGTGCTGCGCGGCGTCGTTCTCACCGTTTATGGCGAAGACGAGAAGCCGTCCATGTTCCTCATGGCCGACAAGATGGAGTTCGTGGATGAGACCAACTGGAAGATTATCGGCGAAGCACGCTTGTTGGACGTTGCGTCGGGCGCGCGGAGCATCCATCCAGACGGAATGTTCCCCGCCAACGTTCCTGAGCCAGACATCACCCCCGACGACCTGTTTACGCAGGCGCTCAAGGAGCTAGAAGCCCTTAGCATGGGTCAGATGCGAGAGCAGATCGAGCGCGAAAAGAACAACCCTCTCGCTCGGCGCGGCGTTGTCGCCAACCTTCAGTTCGGATACTGGAACAAGATTGCGCTGCCGCTTGCGGCGCTCGTATTCGGACTGCTCGGAGCGCCGCTCGGAATCAGAAACCACCGTGCCGGGAAGGCGACCGGCTTCGGCCTGGCGATTGCGATCATCTTCCTGTATTTCTTGCTCACGAACGTAATGGCGATAGCCGCGCAGGGCGGTCAGGTACCGTCCTACGTAGCGAGTTTTCTTCCGGTTCTCATCGGTCTTGTGACTGCAATCGTGCTCGTACAACGTCGGAATAGATAG
- a CDS encoding DUF3084 domain-containing protein yields the protein MDPITIAFVALLVLVSGALAALGDYIGRRVGKKRLRIGRLRPKHTAVLFTFLAGMVGTLATILIIASLSDQVETWLRDGIRVQRELAQSKEELADAKKEVASAESEIDSVRSELAEETEKLRQEQRNVALAKAEAERLHAEVERLRLDVQELGVLLASSQKALLTLKVEFNDLTSESEILKGNIKEFQDQQAELNDENIRLRDVNASLEMQVDNLGKEISGLERETAQLEEAQQVASDRFEGELARIESDRQAALQKLGDAEKELRDAERELVDLQNLANALLAQSNQARVSPLIYNRKDEICRIPVRSLLTRAEARNFILALLGNATRVARQRGAIKNRLTGSEADFWLAEGQTKETLFDQAVERLMGKNFEQIVVAHAPFNAFRGEWVPLIVSIWPNPIVYEAGDVIAQTTIDGSKGIQSATEQLVEFLQTKLSQAALQDGMIPAIGQPQPLGEVPQEDLQNLIGDITRAGRNVTVSVVAARQTRAGDPLQVEFQIS from the coding sequence GTGGATCCTATTACAATCGCATTCGTAGCGCTGCTCGTGCTGGTGAGCGGCGCACTCGCGGCCCTCGGTGACTACATCGGTCGCCGGGTGGGAAAGAAGCGCCTGCGCATCGGTCGATTGCGTCCGAAGCACACGGCGGTGCTGTTCACGTTCTTGGCCGGAATGGTCGGAACATTGGCGACTATCCTCATTATCGCCTCGCTCAGCGATCAGGTCGAAACTTGGCTGCGTGACGGGATTCGCGTGCAGAGGGAACTGGCGCAGTCGAAGGAGGAGCTCGCGGACGCCAAGAAGGAAGTGGCGTCCGCAGAATCTGAGATCGATAGCGTGCGATCCGAACTTGCCGAGGAGACGGAGAAGCTGCGGCAAGAGCAGCGCAACGTTGCGCTGGCTAAGGCGGAGGCCGAGAGGCTGCATGCAGAGGTGGAGCGGTTGCGACTAGACGTTCAGGAGCTTGGAGTCCTTTTGGCTTCGTCGCAGAAAGCTCTATTGACGCTGAAAGTCGAGTTTAATGACTTGACCAGTGAATCCGAAATCCTCAAGGGGAACATCAAGGAATTTCAGGATCAACAGGCCGAGCTGAACGACGAGAATATCAGGCTTCGGGATGTCAACGCCAGCCTAGAAATGCAGGTTGACAATCTCGGAAAGGAGATCTCAGGCCTGGAGCGAGAGACCGCTCAGCTAGAAGAGGCCCAACAGGTCGCCAGCGATCGTTTCGAGGGGGAACTGGCCAGAATCGAGTCGGATCGTCAGGCAGCTCTCCAGAAGCTGGGGGACGCCGAAAAGGAGTTGCGCGACGCTGAGAGGGAGCTTGTCGACCTACAGAACCTCGCCAACGCCTTGCTTGCGCAGAGCAATCAGGCCAGAGTCAGCCCGCTCATTTACAATCGGAAGGACGAAATTTGCCGCATACCTGTTCGGTCGCTCCTGACACGAGCCGAGGCGAGAAATTTCATCCTGGCGCTGCTGGGCAATGCAACTCGCGTGGCCCGGCAGCGCGGTGCTATAAAGAACCGACTGACCGGCAGCGAGGCGGACTTTTGGTTGGCTGAAGGGCAAACAAAGGAAACCCTGTTCGATCAGGCCGTCGAGCGGCTGATGGGCAAGAACTTTGAGCAAATCGTCGTCGCCCACGCACCGTTCAACGCGTTCAGGGGCGAATGGGTCCCGCTGATCGTCAGCATCTGGCCGAACCCGATCGTCTATGAAGCTGGCGACGTGATCGCTCAGACTACGATCGACGGGAGCAAGGGGATACAGAGCGCGACGGAGCAGCTAGTCGAGTTCCTTCAGACAAAGCTGAGCCAGGCTGCGCTGCAGGATGGCATGATCCCGGCGATTGGACAGCCGCAACCACTCGGAGAGGTGCCGCAAGAGGATCTGCAGAACTTGATTGGCGACATCACTCGGGCCGGTCGCAACGTGACGGTCAGCGTCGTTGCGGCGCGGCAGACCCGCGCGGGCGATCCGTTGCAGGTGGAGTTTCAGATCTCGTGA
- the lptB gene encoding LPS export ABC transporter ATP-binding protein, producing the protein MKIAAQQLVKAYKGRRVVDKVSFSFDQGEVVGLLGPNGAGKTTTFYIITGVIQPNSGTVIFDDEDVTKWPMYKRARAGIGYLPQETSVFRRLSVRDNIRLVLEFSSLSKPEIDERVEELAEALHITQILDSRGGILSGGEMRRVEIARALATKPRFILLDEPFTGIDPVTIEELQKIILRLRDDGIGILITDHNVSATLSITDRNYILIDGVIRAEGDEAEIRANAQVRKFYLGQGLDGNGQPDEVKSGEADS; encoded by the coding sequence GTGAAGATCGCCGCTCAGCAGCTGGTGAAGGCGTACAAAGGTCGCCGCGTCGTTGACAAGGTGAGTTTCAGCTTCGATCAGGGGGAGGTCGTCGGGCTTCTCGGCCCCAACGGCGCGGGGAAGACGACGACGTTTTACATAATCACGGGCGTCATCCAACCGAACTCCGGAACGGTCATATTTGACGACGAAGACGTAACGAAGTGGCCGATGTACAAGCGGGCACGAGCCGGCATCGGGTATTTGCCGCAGGAGACTTCTGTGTTCCGCCGACTCTCCGTTCGCGACAACATCCGCCTGGTCCTCGAGTTTTCGTCGCTGTCCAAGCCGGAGATCGATGAGCGGGTCGAAGAGCTGGCCGAGGCTTTGCACATCACGCAGATTTTGGACAGTCGCGGCGGCATCCTCTCAGGCGGGGAAATGCGGCGCGTTGAGATCGCTCGCGCGCTGGCCACCAAGCCGCGCTTCATCCTGCTCGACGAGCCGTTCACAGGCATCGATCCCGTGACGATCGAAGAGCTTCAGAAGATAATCCTGCGCCTGCGAGACGATGGGATCGGGATTCTCATCACGGACCACAATGTCAGCGCAACGCTTTCTATCACAGATCGCAACTACATTCTCATCGATGGCGTGATCCGTGCCGAGGGTGACGAAGCTGAGATCAGAGCAAACGCCCAGGTCCGCAAGTTCTATCTCGGCCAAGGCCTCGATGGGAATGGACAGCCCGACGAAGTCAAGTCCGGAGAAGCCGATTCGTGA
- a CDS encoding trypsin-like peptidase domain-containing protein, which produces MDSILSIKNAVLIFAVVFGSVLSALLVNNVMVSKTGAVTDSRGYSGLESASYDGLEAPFDFRAAARRVMPSVVTIDSAIELDSFMSGNPIVQPTGSGSGVVMSANGYIVTNAHVIRNPNRKGSAVAADQVRVRTSDGRGFDAEVIGIDPISDLAVIKVDAQNLIPSVFGDSDEVEIGEWVFAIGNPLGFENTLSVGVVSSKGRWLETKEGSIILNSIQTDAAINKGNSGGPLCNTKGEVIGINSVLAESNGAPVGIGFAIPSNHVQRVFADIQTYGHVRYGVPGFYFGQYQPSLAAPSNRLRILRLTNASSEPPNYGLVIRQVDPGSPAATAGLGGLDIVMEIDGNRIERYRDYIRLMIEKRPGDKVEFLIWSAGEKKTITLVMAEYNP; this is translated from the coding sequence ATGGACTCGATTCTGTCGATCAAGAACGCGGTGCTGATCTTCGCCGTCGTATTCGGGTCAGTGCTCTCAGCACTGCTGGTCAACAACGTGATGGTGTCAAAGACGGGAGCCGTCACTGATTCGCGGGGCTACAGCGGGCTCGAATCCGCCAGCTACGACGGACTCGAGGCACCGTTTGACTTCCGCGCCGCCGCACGCCGTGTGATGCCGAGCGTCGTCACCATTGACTCCGCGATTGAGCTAGACAGTTTCATGTCGGGCAACCCGATTGTGCAGCCTACGGGGTCAGGATCGGGCGTCGTCATGTCAGCGAACGGTTACATCGTGACCAACGCTCACGTGATCCGCAATCCGAACCGGAAGGGCTCGGCGGTGGCGGCCGATCAAGTGCGCGTGCGCACCAGCGACGGGCGAGGTTTTGACGCTGAAGTCATCGGCATCGACCCGATTAGCGACCTCGCGGTCATCAAGGTCGACGCTCAAAACCTGATCCCATCGGTTTTCGGCGACAGTGACGAAGTGGAGATCGGCGAGTGGGTGTTTGCTATCGGCAACCCGCTCGGATTCGAAAACACGCTCAGCGTCGGCGTCGTGAGTTCAAAGGGGCGATGGCTTGAGACGAAAGAAGGGTCGATCATCCTGAACTCGATCCAAACCGATGCGGCGATCAACAAGGGCAACAGCGGCGGCCCGCTTTGCAACACGAAAGGGGAGGTCATCGGGATCAATTCAGTTCTCGCAGAGAGCAACGGTGCGCCTGTGGGCATCGGTTTCGCCATCCCATCAAATCACGTGCAGCGCGTGTTCGCCGATATCCAAACCTACGGACACGTGCGATACGGGGTGCCTGGGTTTTACTTCGGCCAATATCAACCGTCGCTCGCAGCGCCTTCGAACAGGCTCCGCATCCTCCGGCTTACAAACGCCAGCAGCGAACCTCCTAACTACGGGCTCGTCATCAGACAGGTCGATCCGGGCTCGCCAGCCGCGACGGCAGGGCTCGGTGGGCTGGACATCGTGATGGAAATAGATGGGAATCGAATTGAACGGTACCGTGACTACATTCGCCTAATGATCGAGAAGCGACCAGGCGACAAGGTTGAGTTCCTGATTTGGTCCGCCGGAGAAAAGAAGACGATAACTCTGGTCATGGCTGAGTACAACCCGTAG
- a CDS encoding AAA family ATPase, whose protein sequence is MPNTVNGLLQLLEVLPPAIRAKLVDSPEIESLIEVVLDYGRAAEARFKGHVERWPGLITSDEDIKFVTASLGEFGADNRAGIERTLHRISAIRNRHGRIIGLTLRVGRALEGTIDIIDDIVRSGQSILLLGKPGIGKTTKLREIARVLADEVNRRVVIVDTSNEIGGDGDIPHPAIGTSRRMQVPIPSEQHNVMIEAVENHMPEVIVIDEIGNEAEAVAARTIAERGVQLIATAHGQTLENLMLNPSLCDLIGGIQAVTLSDDEARRRGTQKTVLERKAPPTFDIVIELLDFEKLAVHHHVQKVVDLMLRGVPPRPEVRVRTDEGRVEVLQREAIPEQDATQDDPPVERPHTLEEAPIYDEPTRPPRRRQNSKSRLRIYPYGIARTRLERAIRETQADAHITSDINQADAVIAMRSTFESTPRKLRDLRRPIPTVVIKSNTFSQISGALNQLVSESLSGRNNKDRAVQEVKKAITTVRRSGKPVELSPQTANLRKVQHEIVEGSDLAAESFGQDPDRKLRVMPKRNK, encoded by the coding sequence ATGCCTAACACCGTCAACGGCCTTTTGCAACTGCTTGAAGTGCTGCCGCCCGCTATTCGCGCGAAGCTCGTCGACAGCCCGGAGATCGAGAGTTTGATCGAGGTCGTGCTCGACTACGGTCGTGCAGCCGAAGCCAGGTTCAAGGGGCACGTCGAGCGATGGCCAGGATTGATCACTTCGGACGAGGACATCAAGTTCGTCACGGCGTCTTTGGGTGAGTTCGGCGCCGACAATCGAGCCGGGATCGAACGAACTCTACACCGCATCTCCGCTATTCGGAACCGGCACGGCCGCATCATCGGCCTAACCCTTCGCGTTGGGCGCGCGCTGGAGGGCACGATCGATATCATCGACGACATCGTGCGCAGCGGACAGTCGATCCTGCTGCTGGGGAAGCCGGGCATCGGCAAGACGACGAAGCTCCGCGAGATCGCTCGCGTGCTGGCCGACGAAGTCAACCGGCGGGTCGTCATCGTCGATACTTCCAACGAGATCGGCGGCGACGGCGATATCCCGCACCCGGCGATCGGAACGTCGCGCAGGATGCAAGTGCCGATCCCGTCCGAGCAGCACAACGTGATGATCGAGGCGGTCGAGAACCACATGCCCGAAGTCATCGTCATCGACGAGATCGGCAACGAGGCCGAGGCAGTAGCCGCACGAACCATCGCCGAGCGCGGAGTGCAGCTGATCGCAACCGCACACGGTCAAACTCTTGAGAACTTGATGCTGAACCCGTCGCTGTGCGACCTCATCGGCGGCATCCAGGCGGTGACGCTGAGCGACGACGAGGCGCGGCGGCGCGGAACGCAAAAGACCGTGCTCGAACGCAAAGCGCCACCGACGTTCGACATAGTCATTGAGCTCTTGGACTTCGAGAAGCTGGCCGTTCACCACCACGTTCAGAAGGTCGTAGACCTGATGCTTCGAGGCGTCCCACCCCGACCCGAAGTCAGAGTCCGCACGGACGAAGGACGCGTCGAGGTTCTGCAGCGCGAGGCGATTCCGGAACAGGACGCGACGCAAGACGATCCACCGGTTGAGCGACCGCACACGCTTGAAGAAGCCCCGATATACGACGAGCCGACTCGCCCCCCGCGAAGGCGACAGAACAGCAAGAGCCGGCTCCGCATCTATCCGTACGGCATCGCCAGAACGCGTTTGGAGCGCGCGATCCGAGAGACTCAGGCCGACGCTCACATCACGAGCGACATCAATCAGGCTGACGCGGTGATAGCGATGCGCTCCACCTTTGAGAGCACGCCGAGGAAGCTGCGGGACCTTCGGCGGCCGATACCGACCGTCGTCATCAAGTCGAACACCTTCAGCCAAATATCGGGAGCCCTAAACCAACTGGTTAGCGAGAGTTTAAGCGGAAGGAACAACAAAGACAGGGCAGTGCAAGAGGTCAAGAAAGCGATCACCACGGTCCGGCGCTCCGGAAAGCCGGTCGAACTCTCGCCACAGACGGCAAATCTGAGAAAGGTGCAGCACGAGATCGTCGAAGGCAGCGATCTAGCCGCAGAATCGTTCGGCCAGGACCCGGATCGCAAGCTCAGGGTTATGCCAAAACGGAACAAGTAG
- a CDS encoding purine-binding chemotaxis protein CheW, translating to MSEQKFIVFLLANERYGIPIDAVERILPEQKPTPIPKSPEMFLGVFDLRGETIPAIDLRVRFSFPEWDGEGSNYIVIRTETGKCAIKVDAVAGIVMFDSDDIDEAAEMLKDRNDDFLSGVGKDDERLVVLLEPNHILPADVRERILSQGKESSDFAA from the coding sequence ATGTCAGAGCAAAAATTCATCGTATTTCTGTTGGCCAATGAGCGCTACGGTATCCCGATCGATGCCGTGGAGCGAATTCTGCCGGAACAGAAGCCAACGCCGATCCCTAAGTCTCCCGAAATGTTTCTCGGAGTCTTCGACCTCAGGGGCGAGACCATTCCGGCGATTGATCTGCGAGTCCGGTTCTCCTTCCCCGAGTGGGACGGTGAGGGATCCAACTACATCGTCATACGGACGGAGACGGGAAAGTGTGCCATCAAGGTCGACGCTGTAGCCGGAATCGTGATGTTCGACAGCGACGACATCGACGAAGCTGCCGAGATGCTCAAGGATCGCAACGATGACTTCTTGTCTGGAGTGGGCAAAGATGATGAGCGCTTGGTCGTTCTCCTAGAACCGAACCACATCCTCCCGGCAGATGTCCGAGAACGGATTCTGAGTCAGGGCAAGGAATCGTCCGACTTCGCTGCCTAG